A single region of the Tigriopus californicus strain San Diego chromosome 8, Tcal_SD_v2.1, whole genome shotgun sequence genome encodes:
- the LOC131884972 gene encoding uncharacterized protein LOC131884972 isoform X1, which produces MSHVVAAHENDDLPLLSRAQNIDHSTTTIPTSTTTSTTTTTAEVVDASRSGCGDGSRQLVLTPTVLDDHGNMLNLSNPDFLPPDPDLLSPSIGSSHGSLRQRRKSPVTVQEWVASLPPPHVLQRQNFVSTDLEDNHVLMGSTVNGGLGTSSNCTNGGVDLQVKGQLASGEPQFTAQTLQKENEQQYGESSASAKDESHQYDNDHPHNKDDFALLESSLDGPTAQMENAADDLKLGAEAEPSPLQLLRPLPSSSLSSPSSSLYPHDLLSHVHESIPMSENGRHHHHHLHRHGHHENEDVGPRSRDFGPGLKSRETSSTRVKGHGPSGNANDTLEARRRIFLQSHDHHSFQSDISAFTVSSVDSVLLSREVDPSELLMDLGFGGQSLDLLARIPLRFFGPSRARGICVEDFLRKQEELAEKFDSGFDGYRGLNAGSSSTRPSELVEKIIDKIRSQERLLRRQPTYLSCRSSQWASSASLNLPPGLASAMFSYSSHHNQFAIPKASSNNGFASIVGHAQHHQLAFKRQMQPPLRGVKAFRAMAHSVLSPANRQFIEDQQEKSEKPPEDRTLVIGNNTFRVDEDLKVIEEEDEIPEDDAMCRKSDVSGVELRSWPKLGLLTKRDSTLSIQSSCSVDSDWSDEEMEEIEKQLEDIQEMSQALDKQLLDEGEASEARAKATERWHRLRRARHVAITRVKLAKRAQAACQALDDKSVKEEDGDQPQDPSQEESEPIPAEQSMDPESQPITPSPPVRPIPPRESHQLQRQMTHRQQLITASLLQSDHRIPRRFSSQYQYQHQYQYQYPY; this is translated from the exons ATGAGCCACGTCGTTGCCGCGCATGAAAACGATGATCTTCCATTACTAAGTAGAGCTCAAAATATCGATCACTCAACCACCACTATTcctactagtactactactagtaccaccaccaccaccgctgAGGTTGTAGATGCCAGTAGGAGCGGCTGCGGTGATGGGTCGCGGCAACTGGTTCTTACCCCGACTGTGCTAGATGATCACGGCAACATGTTGAACCTGAGTAATCCAGATTTCCTTCCGCCCGATCCCGACCTTCTGTCTCCGTCCATTGGCTCCTCCCATGGGTCACTCAGACAACGTCGAAAATCCCCCGTTACTGTGCAAGAATGGGTGGCCTCTCTACCTCCACCTCATGTCCTCCAGCGGCAAAACTTTGTCTCCACCGATTTGGAAGACAACCACGTGCTCATGGGTTCCACTGTAAATGGAGGCCTCGGGACTAGTAGCAATTGTACAAATGGAGGAGTGGATCTCCAAGTTAAGGGCCAATTGGCCTCTGGAGAACCGCAATTCACTGCGCAAACACTGCAAAAAGAAAACGA GCAACAATATGGCGAGTCTTCCGCGTCAGCTAAAGACGAAAGTCATCAATACGATAATGATCATCCCCACAACAAAGATGACTTTGCACTTCTCGAGTCGAGTCTGGATGGTCCCACGGCGCAAATGGAAAACGCGGCCGATGATCTCAAACTTGGTGCCGAAG CTGAGCCATCACCACTTCAACTTTTGCGCCCGctcccatcatcatcattatcatcaccatCTTCGTCCCTCTACCCTCATGATCTGTTGAGCCACGTCCATGAATCCATACCAATGTCAGAAAATGgacgccatcatcatcatcatcttcatcgccATGGTCATCACGAGAACGAGGATGTTGGTCCACGATCTCGTGACTTCGGACCGGGGTTGAAGAGTAGGGAAACCAGCTCAACTCGAGTGAAAGGCCATGGACCATCAGGCAATGCCAA CGACACGCTTGAGGCACGACGGAGGATTTTTCTTCAGTCCCATGATCACCATTCCTTTCAGTCAGACATATCAGCATTCACGGTATCAAG CGTGGACAGCGTACTCCTTTCAAGAGAGGTTGATCCAAGCGAGCTTTTGATGGACCTAGGATTTGGTGGCCAATCTTTGGATCTTCTGGCCCGAATTCCGCTCCGCTTTTTTGGACCCTCGCGG GCTCGGGGCATATGTGTGGAGGACTTCTTGCGAAAGCAGGAGGAGTTGGCCGAGAAATTTGATAGCGGATTTGATGGATATCGGGGACTGAATG CAGGTTCATCCAGCACCCGACCCTCCGAATTAGTTGAAAAGATCATCGACAAGATTCGTTCCCAAGAGCGTCTTCTGAGGCGTCAGCCCACGTATCTCTCGTGCCGGTCATCCCAATGGGCTAGTAGTGCGTCACTCAACCTCCCACCCGGCCTGGCAAGTGCAATGTTCTCATATAGTTCCCACCACAATCAATTCGCCATTCCCAAAGCTTCTTCCAACAATGGATTTGCCTCTATTGTGGGCCACGCCCAACATCACCAATTAGCTTTCAAACGACAGATGCAACCTCCCTTGAGAGGCGTCAAGGCTTTCAGGGCTATGGCTCACAGCGTGTTGAGTCCAGCCAATCGTCAATTTATCGAGGATCAACAAGAGAAGTCTGAAAAGCCGCCGGAAGATCGGACCCTGGTTATTGGCAATAACACATTCCGTGTGGATGAGGACCTCAAAGTgattgaagaggaagacgaGATTCCAGAAGACGATGCAATGTGCCGAAAGTCAGATGTATCCGGCGTCGAGCTAAGATCGTGGCCAAAGCTCGGCCTCTTAACCAAGCGTGATTCCACTCTGTCCATTCAGAGCTCGTGCAGCGTAGACAGTGATTGGTCGGATGAAGAGATGGAAGAGATCGAAAAGCAGCTGGAAGATATTCAAGAGATGTCCCAGGCCTTGGACAAGCAACTCCTTGATGAAGGAGAAGCCAGTGAAGCTCGGGCCAAAGCGACGGAGCGCTGGCATCGGCTTCGGCGAGCCCGACACGTTGCCATCACGCGGGTCAAATTGGCCAAACGCGCTCAAGCGGCTTGCCAAGCGCTCGATGACAAGTCTGTCAAGGAAGAGGATGGAGACCAACCCCAAGATCCATCCCAAGAGGAAAGTGAGCCCATTCCGGCGGAACAG AGCATGGATCCGGAATCCCAACCGATCACACCCAGCCCCCCTGTGCGACCAATTCCACCGCGGGAAAGCCATCAACTCCAGCGTCAAATGACTCATCGACAGCAACTCATCACGGCCTCGCTGCTCCAGTCGGATCATCGGATACCCCGTCGGTTTTCCTCCCAATATCAATATCAACATCAGTATCAATACCAATATCCATATTGA
- the LOC131884972 gene encoding uncharacterized protein LOC131884972 isoform X3, translating into MSHVVAAHENDDLPLLSRAQNIDHSTTTIPTSTTTSTTTTTAEVVDASRSGCGDGSRQLVLTPTVLDDHGNMLNLSNPDFLPPDPDLLSPSIGSSHGSLRQRRKSPVTVQEWVASLPPPHVLQRQNFVSTDLEDNHVLMGSTVNGGLGTSSNCTNGGVDLQVKGQLASGEPQFTAQTLQKENEQQYGESSASAKDESHQYDNDHPHNKDDFALLESSLDGPTAQMENAADDLKLGAEAEPSPLQLLRPLPSSSLSSPSSSLYPHDLLSHVHESIPMSENGRHHHHHLHRHGHHENEDVGPRSRDFGPGLKSRETSSTRVKGHGPSGNANVDSVLLSREVDPSELLMDLGFGGQSLDLLARIPLRFFGPSRARGICVEDFLRKQEELAEKFDSGFDGYRGLNAGSSSTRPSELVEKIIDKIRSQERLLRRQPTYLSCRSSQWASSASLNLPPGLASAMFSYSSHHNQFAIPKASSNNGFASIVGHAQHHQLAFKRQMQPPLRGVKAFRAMAHSVLSPANRQFIEDQQEKSEKPPEDRTLVIGNNTFRVDEDLKVIEEEDEIPEDDAMCRKSDVSGVELRSWPKLGLLTKRDSTLSIQSSCSVDSDWSDEEMEEIEKQLEDIQEMSQALDKQLLDEGEASEARAKATERWHRLRRARHVAITRVKLAKRAQAACQALDDKSVKEEDGDQPQDPSQEESEPIPAEQSMDPESQPITPSPPVRPIPPRESHQLQRQMTHRQQLITASLLQSDHRIPRRFSSQYQYQHQYQYQYPY; encoded by the exons ATGAGCCACGTCGTTGCCGCGCATGAAAACGATGATCTTCCATTACTAAGTAGAGCTCAAAATATCGATCACTCAACCACCACTATTcctactagtactactactagtaccaccaccaccaccgctgAGGTTGTAGATGCCAGTAGGAGCGGCTGCGGTGATGGGTCGCGGCAACTGGTTCTTACCCCGACTGTGCTAGATGATCACGGCAACATGTTGAACCTGAGTAATCCAGATTTCCTTCCGCCCGATCCCGACCTTCTGTCTCCGTCCATTGGCTCCTCCCATGGGTCACTCAGACAACGTCGAAAATCCCCCGTTACTGTGCAAGAATGGGTGGCCTCTCTACCTCCACCTCATGTCCTCCAGCGGCAAAACTTTGTCTCCACCGATTTGGAAGACAACCACGTGCTCATGGGTTCCACTGTAAATGGAGGCCTCGGGACTAGTAGCAATTGTACAAATGGAGGAGTGGATCTCCAAGTTAAGGGCCAATTGGCCTCTGGAGAACCGCAATTCACTGCGCAAACACTGCAAAAAGAAAACGA GCAACAATATGGCGAGTCTTCCGCGTCAGCTAAAGACGAAAGTCATCAATACGATAATGATCATCCCCACAACAAAGATGACTTTGCACTTCTCGAGTCGAGTCTGGATGGTCCCACGGCGCAAATGGAAAACGCGGCCGATGATCTCAAACTTGGTGCCGAAG CTGAGCCATCACCACTTCAACTTTTGCGCCCGctcccatcatcatcattatcatcaccatCTTCGTCCCTCTACCCTCATGATCTGTTGAGCCACGTCCATGAATCCATACCAATGTCAGAAAATGgacgccatcatcatcatcatcttcatcgccATGGTCATCACGAGAACGAGGATGTTGGTCCACGATCTCGTGACTTCGGACCGGGGTTGAAGAGTAGGGAAACCAGCTCAACTCGAGTGAAAGGCCATGGACCATCAGGCAATGCCAA CGTGGACAGCGTACTCCTTTCAAGAGAGGTTGATCCAAGCGAGCTTTTGATGGACCTAGGATTTGGTGGCCAATCTTTGGATCTTCTGGCCCGAATTCCGCTCCGCTTTTTTGGACCCTCGCGG GCTCGGGGCATATGTGTGGAGGACTTCTTGCGAAAGCAGGAGGAGTTGGCCGAGAAATTTGATAGCGGATTTGATGGATATCGGGGACTGAATG CAGGTTCATCCAGCACCCGACCCTCCGAATTAGTTGAAAAGATCATCGACAAGATTCGTTCCCAAGAGCGTCTTCTGAGGCGTCAGCCCACGTATCTCTCGTGCCGGTCATCCCAATGGGCTAGTAGTGCGTCACTCAACCTCCCACCCGGCCTGGCAAGTGCAATGTTCTCATATAGTTCCCACCACAATCAATTCGCCATTCCCAAAGCTTCTTCCAACAATGGATTTGCCTCTATTGTGGGCCACGCCCAACATCACCAATTAGCTTTCAAACGACAGATGCAACCTCCCTTGAGAGGCGTCAAGGCTTTCAGGGCTATGGCTCACAGCGTGTTGAGTCCAGCCAATCGTCAATTTATCGAGGATCAACAAGAGAAGTCTGAAAAGCCGCCGGAAGATCGGACCCTGGTTATTGGCAATAACACATTCCGTGTGGATGAGGACCTCAAAGTgattgaagaggaagacgaGATTCCAGAAGACGATGCAATGTGCCGAAAGTCAGATGTATCCGGCGTCGAGCTAAGATCGTGGCCAAAGCTCGGCCTCTTAACCAAGCGTGATTCCACTCTGTCCATTCAGAGCTCGTGCAGCGTAGACAGTGATTGGTCGGATGAAGAGATGGAAGAGATCGAAAAGCAGCTGGAAGATATTCAAGAGATGTCCCAGGCCTTGGACAAGCAACTCCTTGATGAAGGAGAAGCCAGTGAAGCTCGGGCCAAAGCGACGGAGCGCTGGCATCGGCTTCGGCGAGCCCGACACGTTGCCATCACGCGGGTCAAATTGGCCAAACGCGCTCAAGCGGCTTGCCAAGCGCTCGATGACAAGTCTGTCAAGGAAGAGGATGGAGACCAACCCCAAGATCCATCCCAAGAGGAAAGTGAGCCCATTCCGGCGGAACAG AGCATGGATCCGGAATCCCAACCGATCACACCCAGCCCCCCTGTGCGACCAATTCCACCGCGGGAAAGCCATCAACTCCAGCGTCAAATGACTCATCGACAGCAACTCATCACGGCCTCGCTGCTCCAGTCGGATCATCGGATACCCCGTCGGTTTTCCTCCCAATATCAATATCAACATCAGTATCAATACCAATATCCATATTGA
- the LOC131884972 gene encoding uncharacterized protein LOC131884972 isoform X2 → MSHVVAAHENDDLPLLSRAQNIDHSTTTIPTSTTTSTTTTTAEVVDASRSGCGDGSRQLVLTPTVLDDHGNMLNLSNPDFLPPDPDLLSPSIGSSHGSLRQRRKSPVTVQEWVASLPPPHVLQRQNFVSTDLEDNHVLMGSTVNGGLGTSSNCTNGGVDLQVKGQLASGEPQFTAQTLQKENEQQYGESSASAKDESHQYDNDHPHNKDDFALLESSLDGPTAQMENAADDLKLGAEAEPSPLQLLRPLPSSSLSSPSSSLYPHDLLSHVHESIPMSENGRHHHHHLHRHGHHENEDVGPRSRDFGPGLKSRETSSTRVKGHGPSGNANDTLEARRRIFLQSHDHHSFQSDISAFTVSSVDSVLLSREVDPSELLMDLGFGGQSLDLLARIPLRFFGPSRARGICVEDFLRKQEELAEKFDSGFDGYRGLNGSSSTRPSELVEKIIDKIRSQERLLRRQPTYLSCRSSQWASSASLNLPPGLASAMFSYSSHHNQFAIPKASSNNGFASIVGHAQHHQLAFKRQMQPPLRGVKAFRAMAHSVLSPANRQFIEDQQEKSEKPPEDRTLVIGNNTFRVDEDLKVIEEEDEIPEDDAMCRKSDVSGVELRSWPKLGLLTKRDSTLSIQSSCSVDSDWSDEEMEEIEKQLEDIQEMSQALDKQLLDEGEASEARAKATERWHRLRRARHVAITRVKLAKRAQAACQALDDKSVKEEDGDQPQDPSQEESEPIPAEQSMDPESQPITPSPPVRPIPPRESHQLQRQMTHRQQLITASLLQSDHRIPRRFSSQYQYQHQYQYQYPY, encoded by the exons ATGAGCCACGTCGTTGCCGCGCATGAAAACGATGATCTTCCATTACTAAGTAGAGCTCAAAATATCGATCACTCAACCACCACTATTcctactagtactactactagtaccaccaccaccaccgctgAGGTTGTAGATGCCAGTAGGAGCGGCTGCGGTGATGGGTCGCGGCAACTGGTTCTTACCCCGACTGTGCTAGATGATCACGGCAACATGTTGAACCTGAGTAATCCAGATTTCCTTCCGCCCGATCCCGACCTTCTGTCTCCGTCCATTGGCTCCTCCCATGGGTCACTCAGACAACGTCGAAAATCCCCCGTTACTGTGCAAGAATGGGTGGCCTCTCTACCTCCACCTCATGTCCTCCAGCGGCAAAACTTTGTCTCCACCGATTTGGAAGACAACCACGTGCTCATGGGTTCCACTGTAAATGGAGGCCTCGGGACTAGTAGCAATTGTACAAATGGAGGAGTGGATCTCCAAGTTAAGGGCCAATTGGCCTCTGGAGAACCGCAATTCACTGCGCAAACACTGCAAAAAGAAAACGA GCAACAATATGGCGAGTCTTCCGCGTCAGCTAAAGACGAAAGTCATCAATACGATAATGATCATCCCCACAACAAAGATGACTTTGCACTTCTCGAGTCGAGTCTGGATGGTCCCACGGCGCAAATGGAAAACGCGGCCGATGATCTCAAACTTGGTGCCGAAG CTGAGCCATCACCACTTCAACTTTTGCGCCCGctcccatcatcatcattatcatcaccatCTTCGTCCCTCTACCCTCATGATCTGTTGAGCCACGTCCATGAATCCATACCAATGTCAGAAAATGgacgccatcatcatcatcatcttcatcgccATGGTCATCACGAGAACGAGGATGTTGGTCCACGATCTCGTGACTTCGGACCGGGGTTGAAGAGTAGGGAAACCAGCTCAACTCGAGTGAAAGGCCATGGACCATCAGGCAATGCCAA CGACACGCTTGAGGCACGACGGAGGATTTTTCTTCAGTCCCATGATCACCATTCCTTTCAGTCAGACATATCAGCATTCACGGTATCAAG CGTGGACAGCGTACTCCTTTCAAGAGAGGTTGATCCAAGCGAGCTTTTGATGGACCTAGGATTTGGTGGCCAATCTTTGGATCTTCTGGCCCGAATTCCGCTCCGCTTTTTTGGACCCTCGCGG GCTCGGGGCATATGTGTGGAGGACTTCTTGCGAAAGCAGGAGGAGTTGGCCGAGAAATTTGATAGCGGATTTGATGGATATCGGGGACTGAATG GTTCATCCAGCACCCGACCCTCCGAATTAGTTGAAAAGATCATCGACAAGATTCGTTCCCAAGAGCGTCTTCTGAGGCGTCAGCCCACGTATCTCTCGTGCCGGTCATCCCAATGGGCTAGTAGTGCGTCACTCAACCTCCCACCCGGCCTGGCAAGTGCAATGTTCTCATATAGTTCCCACCACAATCAATTCGCCATTCCCAAAGCTTCTTCCAACAATGGATTTGCCTCTATTGTGGGCCACGCCCAACATCACCAATTAGCTTTCAAACGACAGATGCAACCTCCCTTGAGAGGCGTCAAGGCTTTCAGGGCTATGGCTCACAGCGTGTTGAGTCCAGCCAATCGTCAATTTATCGAGGATCAACAAGAGAAGTCTGAAAAGCCGCCGGAAGATCGGACCCTGGTTATTGGCAATAACACATTCCGTGTGGATGAGGACCTCAAAGTgattgaagaggaagacgaGATTCCAGAAGACGATGCAATGTGCCGAAAGTCAGATGTATCCGGCGTCGAGCTAAGATCGTGGCCAAAGCTCGGCCTCTTAACCAAGCGTGATTCCACTCTGTCCATTCAGAGCTCGTGCAGCGTAGACAGTGATTGGTCGGATGAAGAGATGGAAGAGATCGAAAAGCAGCTGGAAGATATTCAAGAGATGTCCCAGGCCTTGGACAAGCAACTCCTTGATGAAGGAGAAGCCAGTGAAGCTCGGGCCAAAGCGACGGAGCGCTGGCATCGGCTTCGGCGAGCCCGACACGTTGCCATCACGCGGGTCAAATTGGCCAAACGCGCTCAAGCGGCTTGCCAAGCGCTCGATGACAAGTCTGTCAAGGAAGAGGATGGAGACCAACCCCAAGATCCATCCCAAGAGGAAAGTGAGCCCATTCCGGCGGAACAG AGCATGGATCCGGAATCCCAACCGATCACACCCAGCCCCCCTGTGCGACCAATTCCACCGCGGGAAAGCCATCAACTCCAGCGTCAAATGACTCATCGACAGCAACTCATCACGGCCTCGCTGCTCCAGTCGGATCATCGGATACCCCGTCGGTTTTCCTCCCAATATCAATATCAACATCAGTATCAATACCAATATCCATATTGA